The following coding sequences are from one Delphinus delphis chromosome 17, mDelDel1.2, whole genome shotgun sequence window:
- the POLR2K gene encoding DNA-directed RNA polymerases I, II, and III subunit RPABC4, translating to MDTQKDVQPPKQQPMIYICGECHTENEIKSRDPIRCRECGYRIMYKKRTKRLVVFDAR from the exons ATGGACACCCAGAAGGACGTTCAACCCCCAAAGCAGCAGCCAATGATATATATCTGTGGAG aatgtcacacagaaaatgaaataaaatcaagggATCCAATCCGTTGCAGAGAATGTGGATACAGAATAATGTACAAGAAAAGGACTAAAAGAC TGGTGGTTTTTGATGCTCGATGA